The genomic region TTTGCTTATTAAGTGAGTATATTACATTAGTGATAATTCTACAGATTGCATTTCTAAGGGATTCTTGTATTCTTTTAATAGAATACTGATTTTTAAGTTTCTTTTCTAGAATTCTAGCGAGTAATAATGCAACAAAACAAATAAGAAAATGTCCTTCTATCCTATACTCACATAGACAGGACGACCTTCTAGATCTGACTTTAAAACTTTAAAGGATTCTTCTATTTTCCAAAGACCTCTATACCGTTGAATTATTTCCCCATCAGACATCTCAATTTCGCTGGTAACAAGAGCATAATACCCATCTAAAGCTACATCTCTTTCATATTTATGGGCTTCAAACTCTAATAGTATTTTTTTATCTTCTACCTCACCTGTTACGGTATCTACTTCTATCTCTTTTAAATACTTCTTTACATCATAGCGATTGGAAGTTTTGTATTTTGAAGGATTTTCAAGATACTCTTTAAATTTTTCTTATAGTTTTTCTCTCTTGTGTTTTTCTCTAGCCTCATAATCAGCAGACCAGCAAGATACAATTTTTTCTTTGAGTATAATTTCTTCACCTTTTTCGTTTTTAGTTTTTCTTTCTCTAAAGAAAGATTTAATTTTGAAGGTTTTAGTAGAGTTATAAACATAGCCTTCCTCTTTAAGAATTTCTTTTATAAAGGTCTTAGATGCACCTCTTACCTTTTGTGAAACTATATAACCATCATTATTTTCAACAAGAAAGGCTAGGTTTTTACCACTATTGAGAGCTTTATCTGCTGTTAGAATTATTCTACCCAGATTATATCTATTTTTCATATTTTCTAAGGCGGGGATTAGCATAGTACTATCATGATTATTACCAGAAAAAAGGTCATAGCCAACAGGAAGGCCTGCCCTGTCAATTGCAAGGCTCATTTGTACAATTGGAGTTGTTCTTTTTTCTTTAGAAACACCAACTTGTTTAAGATCATTTTCTAAGTCTGATTCAAAGTAATAATTAGTCACATCAAAGAAAACAAGTGAAGTATCTCTGCCATGTATCTGAGAAACCTGTTCATGAAGATGTAGTTGTAGGTCTTCTTTAATATCCTTTATTAGAGATAAAGAGCATTTTCAGATTATGTATTAAATAAACAAGCCATTTTATGATATACTTTCCTTGTAAGGTTAATTATTTTAATTAATTACAAAGGGGCGCTTTGATCATGGATATAACAACATTTATGAATACATATGTAGAAAATTACATTAGGAGAATTGATTATTATAAAAAATTAGAAGGCTATGTCTACCAACTATGTCAAAGACAGATGGATGAAAACGGTATTCGTTGTATTGTTAGTAGTCGTGTAAAGCCCGTTAGTAGTTTGAGAGATAAAATTCTTTATAGAAACAAGATAGTAGGTTTTAAAAATATTGATGATATTCACAATGATATAAGAGATAAAGTAGGAATAAGGATTGCATTATATTTCCCGCCTGATAGTGTTGAAGTAGAGAAGATAATGTATTCATTATTTGAAATCGTAGAGGAACCTGCACGATTTGAAAATAATACATTACAATATGATTCAAGATTTTCTGGGTATAGGGCCTGGCACTATAAAGTTAGATTGAAATCAAAAAAATTTTCAGATGTTGATTATGATGGCGAAGTAATCGAAATTCAAGTAGCCTCAATGTTAATGCATGCTTGGGCAGAAGTAGAGCATGATCTTGCATATAAAGAACCTGACGGTGGTATATCAGATTTAGAATATGCACTTTTATCTCAATTAAATGGTCTAGTACATACAGGAGAGGTTATTCTAGAACAACTTAAAATAGCAATGGAAAAAAGAATTGAAGATAATAATAGAGAATTTTTAAATCATTATGAATTGGCTTCCTTTATTTATAAAAATATACCACATGAAACTAAAGTAAATATTAGTCAACCTACATTAGGTAGAGTAGATATTTTATTTAGTTTACTAAAAAGCATAAACAAACATCACCCTAAGGCTGTACTAAATTATTTGACTTCTATAGAAAATGATACTAGTTGTCATGCCATTAGCTATAGAATTATTGAAAAGATTCTTGCTGAAAACGAAAAAGCTTATTGTATATATTTTGATATAATATCACCTATAAGAGAGCCGTTAATTGGTTCATATAGTATAGATTTTGAGAAGAAATATAGAGATAATGAAAACCAAATTAATATTTTTCTATTAAAGTGGGTTGCATTAGAGGGATATATAAGAAATAATACAAAAGAAGAAAGTTTTGATATTAGGAAAGTATCGAGTAAGCTACAGGATTTATTAGGTGAAGGTATAGGTCAACAAGTGCTTGAAGCATATAAAATGAGAAATAGAATTGTTCATGGAATTCAGGTTCCAGATAAACAGAAATTAAGAGAAGCAATAAATGGCATAGATAAAGTACTACAGGCAATAGATAATTTAGAGAAAAGTAATGATTATGATAAAAAAATAGTTTAAGTATAATGAAATTTACTCATTAAGTATAGCAGAAAATTATTAAAACGTGATATAAATCACCGCCTCCAGGTAAAACTAATTTTATAATTATAAAAAAGGTTTTTCTAGGAGGGTGAAATATGAGTTTATTTTTAGGCAAAATACATTATTGGTTATATAATAAAATAGTAAGTTATGAGCTAATTGAAAAAGAGATTATAAAATGGGCAAGTGAAAAAGGACTTAATTTAGAAGATTTAATAAGAAGTACTTATGCGGAATTTGGTGCACCACTTGATAATCGTCCCTTAGAGGATATAATTGATACTTCTAATATTCATGGCTGGCTACAAAATAAAATCAATAATGCAGAATTGAGACAGGCGGCATTAATTACGAATATTTTAAATAGGGATAAAAGTTTTAAAGAAGAACTGATGGAAGTTTTTAAAGAGCAGGGAATAGTAGCAGCAAAAAAATATAATGGACATTCACCAGATACACCTGAAACTATGTATAATTTTTTAAGTGATGTATTATTAGAAGGAATGCCATGTGACAGAGTATCTGATATTCTTGACAATAATGACCATGAATTTATATGGGTTACAACAATGTGTCTGCATAAACCCTACTGGGAAAAAGTGGGTGGAGATGTGAAAAACTTTTATGATTTAAGGGATGTATGGATTAAATATTTTGTTCAATCTCTTAATCCTAAGTTTAATTATGAAAGAGCTGCAGATGGAGTGCAAAAAATTAAAAGAGTATAACTAGTTTTAAGAAATCTATGACATAATATCGTAGATTTCTTTCTTTTTTGATTTATATACAATATAATGATGGTGACGATTAGTACAATTTGATTATATAATAATAGTACAAGTTACATCATACTTTATTTTTATACCAAATAGGGATGGCGATTAGATGAACTTATTAAATCAAATAATTGGGATATTTAAACAGAATAGTAATGAAAGGCTTAATGACAGAGTAATTAACCCAACTAAGGAAGCCTTAAAAATTACACTTGTATATGGTTTTTTAGGTTTTTTATGGATACTACTTTCGGACAGGATATTATACAATTTTGTTCAGGATCCGATTATGTTTATGAATATACAAACATATAAGGGTTGGTTATTTGTAATTTTGACGATGACAATGGTGTATCTATTAATCCATAATCGTATGAGATTACTTAAAAATGCTATGAATAGCATTAACTACTCCTATAGTGAATTAAGTACTACATATGAAAAACTAATTTCTACAGAAGAAGAATTAAGAAAAAATTTCGATGAAGTAGAAAAGAGCAGAAATGAATTGATAGAAAGTAATCTTAGGTATAAATTAGTAGTGGAAGGTTCAAAGGAAGGAATTTGGGAGTGGGAAAGCGATAGTGAGAAATACTATTTTTCTATAAAAACAAAGGACATTTTAGGCTATAACGACGGAGAGATAGATGATAGTTTTGAGGCTTGGGTGAATTTAATTCATCCGGATGATAAGAATTTAGCTATGAGTAAGCTTAAGGATTATTTTGAGTCAAAAGATGGAATATATGAAAGTACCTATAGGCTACGTGCAAAATGTGGGGAATATAGATGGATACTTAGCAGAGGAAAGGCACTAAGAGACGAGTATGGAAATATTAAAAGAATGGGTGGGTCTCATACTGATATTACGAAGCAATTAAAATTAAGAGATAATCTTAAAAGAGAAGTAATTCTTTCTGAAAGTGTTATAGGGAGTGTTTCAGTACTTATTGCTATATGGGATAGAGATGGCAGAATATTAAGATTTAATTCTTTCGCTGAAAAAGTATTAGGTTATATGGAGGCCGAGGTTTTAGGTAAAAATATTTTAGACCTTGATCTGTTCACAGTTAATCTACAGAAAGAGGATTTAGAGGAGTTGTATCAAAAAATAAAAACTGGAGAATCTACAAGAAACTTAGAAACTAAATTATTAAGTAAAGATGGTAAATTTGTAGATATCCTTTGGAATAGTAGTATTCTATATGAAGATAATAACGAAAAAATAGAGATGATTTCGGTGGGGACAGATATAACAGAAAGAAAAGAAATGGAAAAAAGTCTTCAGTATTTGGCATATATAGATAGTTTAACAGGTATTCCAAATAGAGTTAGTTTTGAAGAGAAAGTAGTGAAGCTAACTACCTGCAAAGAAAAAAATGAGAACTTCGCTATAATTTATATGGATATAGATAATTTCAAACATATAAATGACACATTGGGACATGCTTACGGGGATAAGTTACTCAAACATGTATGTGAGGTATTAAAATTAAATGTTCATGAAAATGATTCAATATTTAGACTTGGTGGAGATGAATTTGCAATAATTTTTAATAATTTTGAAACAAAGGAAATATTAGCTGACAAATTAGAAGAATTACTTGTGAAATTAAGAAAACCATGGGTTAACAAAAACCAAGAATTTTTTATTTCTTTTAGCATAGGTATTGTTATATATCCGGAACATGGTTCGGACTTTATGACACTGCTGAAAAATGCAGATACAGCAATGTACTGTGCAAAAGACATGGGTAAGGATAAATACTGTTTCTATAGTACAGAGTTACAAAATAAGATAATTGCTTATATTCAAATGGTAAATCAAATACGACATGGGATCGATAAAGAGGAGTTTCAGTTATATTATCAGCCACAAATAGAGTTAAGGACTGGTAAAATAACAGCGGTAGAAGCCCTTATTAGGTGGAATCATCCGGAGAAGGGATTTGTTTCTCCAATGGAGTTTATACCTATAGCAGAAAACAGCGGACAAATCCAGCAAATTACAGAATGGGTAGTGAAGACAGCCCTTACACAAAAAAAGGAGTGGGATAAAAAAGGGTATTTTCCAATTAAGATGTCCGTAAATTTTTCAGGAAAATGTTTTGCTGCAGTAAATTTAGTAGATAAACTTAGATTTTTAATAAGTTCCATGGATATAAAATATAATGAAATACAAATAGAGATAACCGAGACTGCTTTTATGTCAGATTTAAACTTTGTAATAGAAATAGTTAATCAGCTAAGGGACCTGGGTATAAAAATAGCATTAGATGACTTTGGGACTGGATATTCCTCCTTAACGTACTTAAAGAGGCTACCTATTGATATTTTAAAAATGGATAGGGGCTTTATAAAAAACATAAAAAATGATTTGAAAAATCATGATGAAATTATAGCTAAGACTGTGATACAGCTAGCAAAAGAGCTTAATATTAATGTAGTGGCTGAGGGCATTGAAACTAGTGAACAACTAATATTCTTAAACGAACATGGCTGCAATGAGGGTCAAGGGTACTACTTTAGTAGGCCTATTCCAGCAGAGGAAATCGAAAGCCTTTTAGAAAATCATCATAAATATTTAACGAATAATTATAAATATGATGATGCTATTGAGGAGATATTACTAACCTATGATAAGGAGGCTTAGCTTATGGCTGAAATAAAATATGATATTATAAAAAACTTTGGTTTTCTTTCGGAATCTTCAAAGCAATGGACAAAAGAAGTAAATCTTATAAGTTGGAATGGAAGAGAGCCCAAGTATGATATTAGGGATTGGGCACCTGACCACGAAAAAATGGGTAAGGGTGTTACTTTAAGCAAGGATGAATTAAGAATATTAAGAGACATCTTAAATCAAATGGAAATATAATAATTATAGGACTTAATGTCAATAGGGAGGGTAGACGCAGTTTTTAAATACCTACCAAAACATACAAAAATATATTTAAACATTAATAGTTATATGTTATCATAATACGTGTAAAGAGACTAACTATATGAAGTCAAGAAAAATTTCGTATTTAAAGAAGTCATGAAGAAAATAATTTTAAAGACATCTATTACAAAAAAATGCATGACAAACAGAGCAACTCAGTTGCTCTGAAAAAAATAGATTAAATTAGACTTGTGGAACAAATGCAGTATTGTTTTTTAGGAGGTAGTAAATTACCCTAATTAACTTTTTACCGACATGGCATCTGGCAACATTGAAGTGTTTGCCTTCAGAACGCTTTTTGACCATATAATCACTAAAGACTTTATCGCGCATAGCAACAAGTCTAGATGCTTGCATAATAGCCCACCTAAGGTATGTAGAGCCTCTCTTAACCATTGGAGTTTTAGATGCATTGTAAGTCCCAGATTGGTAAGTAGAAGGATCCATACCTGCAAATGCAAGAAGTTTAGCTGGGTTGGAGAAACGATCAATATGACCAATTTCAGCTAATATAATGGCAGCTAGAGTATATCCAATGCCAGGAATAGTAATGAGTGGGGTATTGAGTTCTTGTACGACTAATTTAATTTGATTATCTAATGCATCTATTTCTGTTTGTACAGATTGTATGAGGCGAATAGTTTGTTGTAATTCGAAGGCTGTAGAGCGATTGCTTGACCCAATAGATTTGATAGCAAGCTCTTTTAAAGCAATTGCTTTCTCTTTGCTATATTTACCTTTAGAGGCTGTTCTTATTAGGTTTGTCAACTTTGTCAGATTGCAGTTGTAAATACTATCGGGGTTGGTAATTCAATTAATAATGCATAGGAACTTTGGTGTATAGACCAAAATAAGCTTGGCAATTCAGGAAAAATGATATCTATTAAGCGACTAACTGAAAGTTTAAGTCTAGAACGGTAACTAACCATTCTATGACGGTGTCTTGTTAGTGACTTTAGCTCCTGAATCTGATATGATACTGGTGAATAGGATTTAGATTCATCAGTAAAGAGCATAGTTGCAATGACCTTAGCGTCGGTCTTATCTGTTTTAGTTTTCCTAAGGGTTTGAGCCTTACGGAAAAGATTAGTAGCCAATGGATTTAGGATGGTGACCTGAAAGCCTTTGGAATACAGATAATTTGTGATATTTGTGCTGTAATGACCTGTTGATTCAAGTCCTATTTTTACGTTGTTAATACTCTTGGAGCCAAGAGCAGAAAGGATAGAAGAATATAGGGTATCAAAACCTTCCTTAGAATTAGAAATACGTAAAGAATTAGTATGAATAACACCATCAGAGTCTAAGATACAGCAATCGTGTTTAGCTTTGGCAACATCAATGCCCACAAATAACATAGTAATCAACTCCTTAAATATAGTACGCTATGTTTCCACAAACCCTATGTTAAATGTATCCTTGCTATATATAAAACGTCAAAGCGTTATCTAACTAATTAACAAATGAACATAGAGCTGTGGTTATAGCCTCAAAAGAAACAGTCGGCTGTATAGGGACAGCTGCCGTAGGTGAACAAACTAATCCACAGCGCCTATAAAGATTATATAGAAAATAATCTAGAAAGGAAAATGTATAATGACTTCCCCTATGTTTTCATTATACAAGGTGATAACATGAAGTATTATACAATTGGTCAATTCTCAAAATTGGTAGGGAAAAGTATCCAAACTTTAAGATTGTGGGATAAAGAAGGGAAATTAAAACCACATCATATAACAGAAGGTGGACACCGTTATTATTCTGAACAACAAATTAATCAAGTTTTACAAGTGCCATTTTTTAAGAAAACTAAAAAAATAATAGGTTATTGTAGAGTATCAAGTAATAAAGAAAAAGATGGCCTTGAGCGTCAAGTGGAGAATGTCAAAACTTATATGATTGCAAAAGGTTACTCTTTTGACATTATTACAGATATTGGAAGTGGGATAAACTACAATAAAAAAGGATTAAATCAGTTAATTGATATGATAACTAATTCAGAAGTTGAAAAGGTAGTAATTCTATACAAAGATAGATTGTTAAGATTTGGTTTTGAAATCATAGAAAATCTATGTAATAAGTATGGTA from Serpentinicella alkaliphila harbors:
- a CDS encoding IS607 family transposase, whose product is MKYYTIGQFSKLVGKSIQTLRLWDKEGKLKPHHITEGGHRYYSEQQINQVLQVPFFKKTKKIIGYCRVSSNKEKDGLERQVENVKTYMIAKGYSFDIITDIGSGINYNKKGLNQLIDMITNSEVEKVVILYKDRLLRFGFEIIENLCNKYGTTIEIIDNTEKIEEQELVEDLIQIVTVFSCRLQGKRANKAKKMIKELLQNDTSEES
- a CDS encoding IS110 family transposase; the protein is MLFVGIDVAKAKHDCCILDSDGVIHTNSLRISNSKEGFDTLYSSILSALGSKSINNVKIGLESTGHYSTNITNYLYSKGFQVTILNPLATNLFRKAQTLRKTKTDKTDAKVIATMLFTDESKSYSPVSYQIQELKSLTRHRHRMVSYRSRLKLSVSRLIDIIFPELPSLFWSIHQSSYALLIELPTPIVFTTAI
- a CDS encoding transposase, which translates into the protein MTNLIRTASKGKYSKEKAIALKELAIKSIGSSNRSTAFELQQTIRLIQSVQTEIDALDNQIKLVVQELNTPLITIPGIGYTLAAIILAEIGHIDRFSNPAKLLAFAGMDPSTYQSGTYNASKTPMVKRGSTYLRWAIMQASRLVAMRDKVFSDYMVKKRSEGKHFNVARCHVGKKLIRVIYYLLKNNTAFVPQV
- a CDS encoding RelA/SpoT domain-containing protein; translation: MDITTFMNTYVENYIRRIDYYKKLEGYVYQLCQRQMDENGIRCIVSSRVKPVSSLRDKILYRNKIVGFKNIDDIHNDIRDKVGIRIALYFPPDSVEVEKIMYSLFEIVEEPARFENNTLQYDSRFSGYRAWHYKVRLKSKKFSDVDYDGEVIEIQVASMLMHAWAEVEHDLAYKEPDGGISDLEYALLSQLNGLVHTGEVILEQLKIAMEKRIEDNNREFLNHYELASFIYKNIPHETKVNISQPTLGRVDILFSLLKSINKHHPKAVLNYLTSIENDTSCHAISYRIIEKILAENEKAYCIYFDIISPIREPLIGSYSIDFEKKYRDNENQINIFLLKWVALEGYIRNNTKEESFDIRKVSSKLQDLLGEGIGQQVLEAYKMRNRIVHGIQVPDKQKLREAINGIDKVLQAIDNLEKSNDYDKKIV
- a CDS encoding IS1634 family transposase translates to MKDIKEDLQLHLHEQVSQIHGRDTSLVFFDVTNYYFESDLENDLKQVGVSKEKRTTPIVQMSLAIDRAGLPVGYDLFSGNNHDSTMLIPALENMKNRYNLGRIILTADKALNSGKNLAFLVENNDGYIVSQKVRGASKTFIKEILKEEGYVYNSTKTFKIKSFFRERKTKNEKGEEIILKEKIVSCWSADYEAREKHKREKL
- a CDS encoding YdbC family protein, encoding MAEIKYDIIKNFGFLSESSKQWTKEVNLISWNGREPKYDIRDWAPDHEKMGKGVTLSKDELRILRDILNQMEI
- a CDS encoding bifunctional diguanylate cyclase/phosphodiesterase, whose product is MNLLNQIIGIFKQNSNERLNDRVINPTKEALKITLVYGFLGFLWILLSDRILYNFVQDPIMFMNIQTYKGWLFVILTMTMVYLLIHNRMRLLKNAMNSINYSYSELSTTYEKLISTEEELRKNFDEVEKSRNELIESNLRYKLVVEGSKEGIWEWESDSEKYYFSIKTKDILGYNDGEIDDSFEAWVNLIHPDDKNLAMSKLKDYFESKDGIYESTYRLRAKCGEYRWILSRGKALRDEYGNIKRMGGSHTDITKQLKLRDNLKREVILSESVIGSVSVLIAIWDRDGRILRFNSFAEKVLGYMEAEVLGKNILDLDLFTVNLQKEDLEELYQKIKTGESTRNLETKLLSKDGKFVDILWNSSILYEDNNEKIEMISVGTDITERKEMEKSLQYLAYIDSLTGIPNRVSFEEKVVKLTTCKEKNENFAIIYMDIDNFKHINDTLGHAYGDKLLKHVCEVLKLNVHENDSIFRLGGDEFAIIFNNFETKEILADKLEELLVKLRKPWVNKNQEFFISFSIGIVIYPEHGSDFMTLLKNADTAMYCAKDMGKDKYCFYSTELQNKIIAYIQMVNQIRHGIDKEEFQLYYQPQIELRTGKITAVEALIRWNHPEKGFVSPMEFIPIAENSGQIQQITEWVVKTALTQKKEWDKKGYFPIKMSVNFSGKCFAAVNLVDKLRFLISSMDIKYNEIQIEITETAFMSDLNFVIEIVNQLRDLGIKIALDDFGTGYSSLTYLKRLPIDILKMDRGFIKNIKNDLKNHDEIIAKTVIQLAKELNINVVAEGIETSEQLIFLNEHGCNEGQGYYFSRPIPAEEIESLLENHHKYLTNNYKYDDAIEEILLTYDKEA